In Natronococcus occultus SP4, the following proteins share a genomic window:
- a CDS encoding ArsR/SmtB family transcription factor, giving the protein MTLLEALGNARRLKIIRELSREPKYVSELAEAVGMNGKSAVHHLSVLEEAGLVDHYRRGNRKYYRLVNDVELYAAPPPERAFILQATDQSDGSD; this is encoded by the coding sequence ATGACGCTGCTCGAGGCGCTGGGAAACGCTCGACGGCTGAAGATCATCCGGGAGCTCTCTCGGGAGCCGAAGTACGTGTCCGAACTCGCCGAAGCTGTCGGAATGAACGGAAAGTCGGCGGTGCATCACCTCTCGGTCCTCGAGGAGGCGGGGCTCGTCGATCACTACCGGCGCGGGAACCGGAAGTACTACCGACTCGTTAACGACGTCGAACTGTACGCCGCGCCCCCGCCGGAGCGAGCCTTCATCCTGCAGGCGACCGACCAGTCCGACGGGTCGGACTGA